The sequence CTAGATGCAATTACTATTATTCTCATCTCACCCATGAACAAACTGAGGCTTCAGAAGGCAAGTAAGAGCTAGGACTCACAGCTCCAAATCCTAACTCTTAGTGGAGCTATCTTTCCACCACACCAGTGGCTAGGGAGATAGAGTAGCTCCAGAGGAAGACTTAGAAAATTTCTGGTCGTTTCCATCGGCTCCTTAAACTTAGAGGATCCCAACACACAGTTCTCACCTTTGCCCATACCCCTTTTCCTTGTGGCAATAAGCATACACTACTCCCCTCTCCCATTAGCTTCCTGTCTTAAGCCTTTTTGTATTTGCCTGGGTCAGCAAAATTGCCAGTCTCGGTAGCTTTATGCTCCATTCGGCATTATGTCTTTGTGAACGTTGTATGTCAGTGCATCTACAGGTATGTGAGGGAagcaggaaagggaggaagaagggcatgggagagggaggcagagggCATGCCCAAGAAATCTTCACATCTACTTCTTGTCAGAGAGTGAAGAGGGCCCAGGTGTGTCACCCCCTCTCCTGGCCCTAGGTTCTTCTTTTCATCAGgaggtgaaagaagaaaggacGGGAAAGTTGGTAGATAGCAATGTAGAAAAGATTTCCCACATATTCCCTTTCTACTGTGGATATCCAGCACCTGTGTTTGGTGGGTCTTGTGTGTTTTTCAGGTGTATGGATAGCTCCAATGAGGGGGAAGAATTAGGGGAAGGAGGATGGTTATTTCATTGTCCATGAGGAGAGGAAGATCCCCCCCCCAAGACCAAAATTGTACCTTTGTTccaccccacatacacacacacttgtcAGCCGGGAGAAGAAGGAGGCAGGTTAAAAACAGAAGCGCGAccatttctttattaaattatacAAAAAGGATAAAGGGGAGAGGGGGCAGCTGTGGGGCTCAGCCCCAACCCCAGCCTGGTGCTGTGAGGGGGTGGGGAATCTGAGGGAGATCCAGGGATCAGGCAGGGAGAGTGGGAGAGAAGGCAGAAGGGGAGATTTAGGAATGTGGAAAGGGGTagaattggattttgaagaaTCACCTGGGGGATGGGAAGAGATATGAGGATATGGAAAAGAAGAGTAGTCTGGGGATCAGTTGGGAAGCTCAGGGATGGGGAATGTTCAGGAGGTGAAGGAATGGAGAGGTAAAAATTGGAATACCTGGAAAGGGAACAGTAAGAAGGCTGGGGAGAATAGGAGGGGGACAGCTCTGGGGAGGAATCCAGAACAGGGAGCCAGGTGAAAGGCCGCTGCACTTATCCCTCCCCATCTCACTTCCAGGCCCATGGGGTCCTCCCCACCCTCAGCCCAGATGACTGAGGCTCACACCGATGCCCCGTTTTCTGTCTTCTGCCTTTTAGGATCGGCTTCATCCTGCAGAGGGAAAAAGGATCTACATGAATGCAAAAGAAGCAGGATTTCCTTCTAGTCCCAGCTCTGTCCCATACTCTAGAGAATCTTGGTTTAGACTTGAAAAGGGCCCCAGGATCTGTCATTTCCCCCTCCAATCCCTGGACCCAGCCCCAACCTCATCCTCAGCAGCTCTCTTCAGTGCGGGCCCTTCGtcatcatcttcctcttcttcctcatctgtgaagccAGAAATTGGTCACTGTGGAGGGGCAAAGGTCATCTCCAGAGACCACTGGAAGTTACCCCTGACCCTTGCTTCAGCTCTTCAACTCTGACTTGATTCTACTTCCATCGACCCCCATCATCCCCGACACTCTTTGATCTCACCTTCCTCCTCACCCTCATCATCATCTTCTCCATCCTCTGcagtctcctcctcctcctcttcagcTCCATTCTCCTCCTCCTATGAGTACCAGAAAACAAGATCGCATTGGTTGGGCATGTACCCAATAGATTAGTCccggggaaggggggagggtagATAAAAAGGTTTCTCGGGCAATAGCTCCCCCAAGGGTACTAGGGTTTTCTAGTGGCTCAccaccctctcctcccctctgtaCCTCTACCAcgtctttcttcctctctttccgaCTAgtcttctcttctactttttctttcttctccttcaggTCCTGTGGAAGGGAGAACAAACAGATCATCTGTGTCTTACCACAAAAGTGAATTGCCTTGAGATCACTGTCCTGTTCTCCCTTGCCCCCAACTTCAAGCAGAAAGCCTAGAGGGCATTAGTACAGTGTGACAAAGCACCCAGTGCCCCTTCATGTGGGACAGGAAAGGTGCCAAGTTTTACTCTAGATAAACTCCTCCTGGAAGGCCGAATGTGGGAAAGGGAGCGAGAAGAAACAGAAGACCGTCACCTTGGTGGCTCGCTGACTGCCACCTCCCTGAacgcccccacccccaccccctacccccccTTTGAGTGGCTGAAAAGCTCAGCTCAGCAAAGCAAATCCCCTCCATCTGCTCTGGCCCTTAATGCCCCACCCCCTCCCAATGTCCCTCCTCCTCCGCCCGGCCCCCTCCCACTGCCCACCCCTCCGCCTTTTGTCTACCTCTGGGGCCTCTATCTGCATGTTTTCTCTTGAGCATCGATCCCCtctaaaccccccccccccacctcacaGCCTCCCCCAGCTTCTCTCCCTTTTGGTCTCTTCCTTTGTggctctgtgtctctgtctctgtgtctccttttCATGCTGGGTAGTCCGCTAGACATTCTACCCGACCAGAAGCAGCACTCCACTAGTGCCCTCCTCAGCGCCCCAACTTGTGTATATGCTAGGTCCCAAAGTGGGTCACAAGGTCAAGTGTCTTTCCCTGACTCCGGTCTCTCCTTCCTTCGGCAAAGttcttgggggaagggggggtgaGGGTAGGAGGTCAAGTGGGGGATGGGTACggggatggggaaagaaaaggggagggggaaaaaaagaataggatgCAGAGAAGACATAGTGCAATAAAAAGATGGGTAGCTTATGGCCCAAGGCCAGGGAACAAGTCTGGGGTGGTCTAAGAATACAGAtggagatgggggtgggagggagccTAGCTTAGGCTCACACTTCCATTACCTACTGTCTTCTTTACCCCAGAGACTCGGCACTCGCCTTTGGCCAGTCCCAGCTCCAAGTCCGGGGAAGTGACTCCTATCTTTACAAGAGTAAGAATGAATACTCATCAAGTCCTCCTCCTCTCACCCGCTTGGAACTATGAGGGTATTTTTTTTGTACCCCTTTAATTTTCTGTGATCGGTTCTGTGTGCTTCAGACTCCACACATGTTTACTTCATTCTGTCTAGGAGTAGGTCACTCTGTATGTCCCCATTCTGAAAGGAAGATTAGAAGGGGGGCCTAGTGAGAGTGTTACATTTGATTGGTCTACAGagactctcttcctctctccacgAGGAAGCACCTAccctttccttctgttcttgAGTCTGGCTCCCTTAAAACCCTGCCTCTTCACCCCCATTTCCCAGCCACATGGCCTGTAGGTCATTGCTTCCACCTCTTGTGCTTCTCCCTGGGGACAGGGTCGGTCTTTCATCCTAGTGTCAGAAAGCTGAGATTCTGGTCCAGGCGCTCTGGCACTATTTCGCTGGGAGGCCCTGAGCTCTTTAGGCTATGGTCCGAGTTTCCCATCTGGGTCAggggagataagggaggaaggaaggggggaaagcgCTGCCGAGTGCCAGAGGAGGCCAAAGTCCATCGGGCCGAGTCCTCTCCTCCTGTCACCCCTGCCTGGCTTGGTCACTGTCTgtccctggcttttttttttttccctccccccaagaGGGGTAAAAGGCCCTAGTGCTACTAAGCTTTCTCCGTGCCAAGCGTTCTCTGGCCTCATTTACACACTTGCGCCCAAACACTGACACAGACAGACACTgattcagacacacacacagaaccaAAGAGAAGCACCCAGGCTAGAGCATACACAGAGACACATGGCCCGGTGTTTGGGCATCTTCACACGCTGCGCGCCGAGCCCACAAACAGCACAACAAAGACACTGTGCATTCATGACCTCTccgccccctccccgcccccggccccgccGCGGCTCCGGAATCCCAGATTCGCGGCTTCGCGCGCCGCTGAGAGCTACTCCAACTTCTTCCCGTTCCTGGCTCCGGGGGGGCCGCCGGGGCCAAGGTCACCCAGCCAGGGAGCGAGCGGAGACGCAAGCCGGACTCTTGCGCTCCTTCCCAGCTCGGAGTTCTTTCCACCGTAACCCGCGGCGGCCTTCGGTGCGTCCCGACACGCTCCGCCACTGACCCCGGCAGACCCCCCCTCGCTTCGCGCCGAGGGACCCAAGCCGGGGCGAGCCGTGCACAAAGCGCCCAACTCCGTCACGCGCCGCCCCCCGTAGGGCGCTTGGTCAGAGTCCCCCGAACGCCAAGGACAGAAACACACACgctcttgctccctccctcctccctccccccgtCTGTGATCCCATTGGTTCTGCCTCCTTTTCTCTGCCAAGCCTCAGGGAGGCCTCCACCCCCGGCTCTTCGGGCTCGCCGGTCCCCGGTCCTTGGCGCGCAGCCTCTAAACCTTGGCCCCATTAATTTCCAGACCAGCCCGTGACAGGACTCGGCGGGCTCCGCAGAGAGCGGGGAGGAAGCTGTCACGGAACGCAGGGCAGGGGCGAAGGGACGGCGAGCCAGATTTcgcctccttccctcttccctgctTGCCCGAGGTACCCGCATCCCTCCCAAAGGGGCGCGGGTCGGGGGGCGAGAAGAGAGAGCCGAGGGCCGGCCGCGGGAGGCacggaaggaaggggagggaggggaggccgAGCACCGGCGGGCAGCGGCTTTCGCCTCTGGAAGGAAGAAACGGAGGGTCGCGccgggaggggggcggggggagcgGCCCCTCGAGGCTCCTGACCCGTGAGTGGGGCGCAAACCTCCTACCGGGAGTCACGGCGAGGACGGGCCAAGAAGAGCGGACACTAAGGAGCCGGACGCGAGGTGAAGGGAGAAGTGAGAAAGAGCGGGGGCACGCAGGAGAAAACGGCCAGGTCAAGGAGGGGCGGCCGGGGAGGCAAGCGGGGACGTGGGCCAGGTCAAGGAGGGGCGGCCGGGGAGGCAAGCGGGGACGTGGGCCAGGTCAAGGAGGGGCGGCCGGGGAGGCAAGCGGGGACGTGGGGGTCTCCGGCTGGCCCGGCAGCCCAGCGGCGGCGGACGGAGAAGCTAGAGGGCGCTGGCGGGAGCCGAGGGGACCCGGGGTAGGGAGAGCCAGGCTCCCGGGCGGGCGGCGGGGGAGGGTGCCCACGGCACGATCCGGAGGCTGTTCGGGGAAGGGGAGAGGCGGCGCGGGGCGCGGGCGGAGGGAGGGGGCGGCGGAGGGCGCGCGGAGGCGGCGGATCCGCGGACCCGAGGTGACGGCGCTCAGCTCCCCGCGCCCCCAGTACCTTGGCGCTGAGCTCAGGCGCTGTCTCCACGCTCTTCTCCGACATGGTGCCGGGGCCGGGGCGGGCAGGGAGCCGGGGTCCCGGATCCCGGGAAAAGGGAGCCCCTGGACGGCCGGGGGGGGTGTCCGGTGGCGGCGACTGCGCGCTCTGCAAGCTCCGACCCCCGAACGAGGACGGAGAGCGGGGTGGGGCGGGGGAGGGTCTGCCCGGAGACCCGCAGGGAGCTGTCCTTCCTTCAGCCCGCAGGTGCACGGCTTTCGGTCCCCAGGTCCCCAAGCTCGTCGCCCCCGCACCAGCAGAGCCGCCGCCGACCAGCCGCTGCCGCCCACGGCCAGGGAACCCGCTTATAAGGCGGCGCTGCCCGACGGGAGGGGCTTCCCAGGGGTGGGGCAGGCGGGAgctgggaggagaggggaggaaagggaaggcaaggctaggaaaggaaaggggaggggagggagatgtAAGAGGAGGTTGGAGAGGTGGGGATAGGAGGATGGAAataaggggaggaggaggagaggggagagggacgGAGAAAGAAGAAATCGAGAGACAAGACCGACGCACTGGGAAAGAAGAGACACAAGACGGAGGGGAGCGGGAGAGAAGGATAAAAGGAGAAggcagggagagacaaagagtcAAAAGTCACACAGAGAGAGCGAGCGGAGACTGAAAGTGGAGAAAGGATGAAGCcgagggaatgaagggaaaggagaaaaaggagtggAGTGAGAAGGGGTGGGGCTCCTGTTAGGTGGGCTCTCTCCAGATTTCGGATTTGGATTTCGGAGGCAGTTCTTCAGCAACGGACTAAGAGAAGGCCAGAGGACGCGACAACCTTTCGTTTCAAATATATCAAACGTTAACCGGGAGAATATCTTCCATTTTCAATAATTTGAACAAAAAGTATTCAAATCAATAcattatcaaatgagatcatcaaagtaaagtgctttgcaaaccttgaagtgctgACATTGATACGTGACTTGTCATTGTTGATATTATTACCACCCAAAAAGCTTTAGAAGAGAGGTCCCCAGAGCCAAGCTAGGTCGGGGCGGGTGAGAAGAACAAGGCAAGTATTTGACTGCTATGGCAAGGGATCAAAGGCCTGAGAACAGAGGAGCAAAGAGCTTTTCCCAAACTTAACTTTCTGAGCCTGGCCTTCCCTCCCTATCCCCACTCTTTTCCATTGGTACCTTTGGGGGAGGAAGATAAAGGGAAGGACGGTTCACCCTTTTAGCTGAGGAGCGACTGGAGTTTGCGATCCTAGCTTTATTTACTTCATTCTTGCTTTGAGGAACACCCAGATCCTCTTTTTCATGAACCTCTGCTTTTTTCCCATCTTcctatctcctttttcttctcaattaatcttctctttgtctagtTCTTTGTACTCACCTCTTCTTTTGCTCCCCCCTTACTATACCACTTGAAACTTGACTTTTACTTGCATTTCATCTTCTCTCCATCCTTTCATGTCATTTCATCACTTAAccttctctgaaatcctttctttctttccctatccaCCTCTCCCCTCATTCTTTAAATTCTCTACCCATCTTTGCTTTATCCAGGCAGCACTTAGCTGCTTTCTGTTTTATTTGACTACATCATCTGGACCTTCTCAATCTCAgctatttccctccattctgcttaattttttccttaccttttctttcccctctcccacttCTAGAAGAAATCggtatttattaagggcctattatgttccaagcactgtgctaaattcttcATAAATCTCACTTGATAAAACGAAGTATCTCTTTCCAAATAGCTCCCCTTTCTCTCAACAGTCTTAACTCTATAGTCTTATcgtttctcttttcctcattctttctccatctctactTGAATCGATGACTCTTGTTTTTGGATTCTAATCTCATCCCATCTCAGTCAACCTTAAATATTCCCAGTCTCATCAGAATATTTAGAATTAGGAAAGTGCTCAAACTCAAGCTATCGAGTTAGAAGAAGCTGAGAGTATGCTTATAGAGGGGAGAAAAGGTTCATGATCCGGGATTTAGGGGAGGAAGTTTTATGTGCTTGTTTATCCTTGTGTTTTCTACCATTATTTTCGTcgtaatttttctttattattttcacttgAATAAAGTTTTAATGTTATTACAATGATTAGTAATCACTATGTTGTTAATTCTAATAAACAACtatcattaatatttattgtGTGTGGAAATAAATCATCCGCGGATCTCTCTCTCCTattcttccctcattttatctttgggctctcctcctttctccatcttttcttccgCGTCTCTCCTTTTTACCTATGCCAGTCTCCCTTGATCTTTCTTTGCCCTTagaatgtctgtctgtctgtcccagCTCTGCTTAAGTCTGCCCACCTGGCTACTAAGCCTTTCTCAATcgtttctcttaattttctttctattcttaccatccttttcccttttctttctctccctaaaTCCAtcactctctcttctcccctctccatcTCGTTCTCCTTGTCTCCCAGTTCCTCGCACCCTCTCCCTGTCAGTCTTCTATCCTCTCCCTCCTGCCGCCCGCCTCCAGTCCCCCCTTCCCCGCCTCCCAGCCCCGCCCGCAGTCTCGGACACCCTGCTGGGTTCTTACCCCGGTTGCCCGGGTAACCACCCCGCCACACACTCTGGTCACCTCCACCCTATCTCTCCCGCCCCCCGCCCTCCCACCACCTTCCACCACCCTCCATCCACCTTCCTCCAATTTTTCCCAAGAGCCAATGGGAACACTGTTGCCAGGTGGAATGCTCATTTGAATCAGCCAATCCCGGTACCCATCCGCTTGCCCTGCCTTATATGGGTATGTGAGCGGGGCcagtccccctcccccctcctctccaaCCCCTTGGGGGCTTTGGCCCCCCATTTACCCGCTTCTTACAGCCCCAAAGCACACCCCTGATTAAGGACCCCTTCTCTCGATCCCCCATAAGGAGTTTTAGTCCCCCTTTCTCCAAGTGGGGCTGTCTGGGAGAGCTGTAGGGTGTGGGCTGGGCCCCTGGGGCGGGAATGGGAATGGGGTGTGATTGGGGAAGGGGCGGAGGGGGCTGGGATTTTTGCCCAGGGAGGGGTGTCTGGGAGCCGAAGCAGCTGCAGTGGAAAATTCCAGGGAGATGGAAGCGGAGAGGAGAAGCTGACGCCGGGAATGCTGCCCCCGAGGCCCCCTAGAGCCCCGGAGATTCAGGGAACTGGGACACAAGGGCTCCAGAGGAGCAGAAGCGAAACTAGGAAGCCGGAGACCCGGGCTCCATCCCATTtctgggaagggggtggggggaggacgCCGCCGTCCTCTACCTGAGAGAACGGGCAGCGGCCTTTGGGGGGGTCGGGCCTCCCGAGAAAGGAGGTCGGGAGGCTGGGGGGGGAGGGCGCAGGCCTCCCCGGGCCCCGGAAGGCCTCCACTTCCATCTTAATTCCACCCTTTTCTGCAAAGGTCGTGAGACCGAGCGCGTCTCTCCCTAAGTAGGCCAGAGTACGAAACATGGTCACAAGGCTGCTCTTCGCCATAGACTACCTGGCTGTGTCTAAAGCTCTTACCAGACCCTTCTGGATAAAACGCGCATCCTATGGGGATTATCCCCCTAGAGGGAGCCTCGtgaagaaaactaatttttttttttttttaattctgtttagAGCGTAATGAGGAGAGGAGCCATGGAACGGCATAAGAGAAATTTTCTCAGGCTGCtgtgtggccattattcccaatccGAATTATTCTCATCCCGTTCTTAGTGAAATCTTTCCCTCCctaccttcttttctctttgtcctttttttggttttggtctcAAGCGTATCTTAGAATATCCCTGATCCTAACcccagctgaaaaaaaaaaaagtttgaagttAAAGTTCACCAAAGGTTAttttcctccccatctccccttcaattttttcctcagctgttgctatttttttctcttttcagataGAGCATTGTTGAAGGTGATGGAGCTCCTTCTGAGGCCCAAACAAGCCTAAATGATCAAGAGCACGCGTTGCCTGCCCAAGGAGGACCcagtaaaaaaagaattcatcacAACATTGTCACATTTATAACAATAGTTAGTAGAACTTGAGACAAGGCTATTCATCGTCATCATCATTACCTAACAAAACTTACAACTAAGCCAACTTGAATCCATTTGCTTTGTCTGCCTCCCCATTTCTAAGAAGCAAGTCTAAATCCCTCTCCCTAAAAGTTCAAGATCTTGGATAATCCACCCCATTGTCGTTAACTTTTATTACTGTGTCCACAGATCAGGACAGTCTCTCCTCCCTGTTCTTTAGTGTGGAATACTGTCTTCCCTCTTCCTATATAAATCCTATTGAgctgattcaaatatataaggacaaaaaaaattcctaaagagtgaaatgaaagacaattcccaaaggaaaaaaaaaataaagttatcaa comes from Sarcophilus harrisii chromosome 5, mSarHar1.11, whole genome shotgun sequence and encodes:
- the PTMS gene encoding parathymosin, whose translation is MNSRLPHPWEAPPVGQRRLISGFPGRGRQRLVGGGSAGAGATSLGTWGPKAVHLRAEGRTAPCGSPGRPSPAPPRSPSSFGGRSLQSAQSPPPDTPPGRPGAPFSRDPGPRLPARPGPGTMSEKSVETAPELSAKDLKEKKEKVEEKTSRKERKKDVVEEEENGAEEEEEETAEDGEDDDEGEEEDEEEEEDDDEGPALKRAAEDEDEADPKRQKTENGASV